The Festucalex cinctus isolate MCC-2025b chromosome 16, RoL_Fcin_1.0, whole genome shotgun sequence sequence CCGACCATTTTTGAACATACTGGAAAGAAAGCCAGCGTAGAGGGGGACGCATTTTAGCAAGGCCGTAGTCATAATCCCTGTGCCATATTCAAGATCTGGATATTCAGATGAACCAGGAGACATTTGTTGTAGATGCTAGCTCCTCTCGGTATGTGCTGGAAACTCCGACTCATTTTTCACCACTTGTCTGTAATGACGACGTCCTTTCTTTCAATACCCAAAATTTGAGAGTGGGAGCCTAAAATGAAAGCATCACCTTTTATCTTGACTCTGTTGTAATCAAAGAGCCCCACCAAGCTGTCATTGTCTTGCTCCATTCTTCTGCAACTTTTAGCCAGACCCTTAACGCCTCTATATGAGGCAACTTCTCTCTCTGAAGCCAAAGATCACAGTCAACCCGGTTCCAAAAGAGGCTTCAGATTTGGACCTGTTGTTTTTGAACCAACAACAGTCCGAAGACACAAatgaaatcaaacattttctttaactGGCCATGAGCCGAACATTCTCCTTCAGGATTCTCTGGTAGAGTGAAATCCATGGTTTCATCAAACACACCAATTCGCCCAGGTCCTGAAGTAGCAAAGTGGCCACCAGACCATCACACTACCATTCCCATGTATGACTGTTGGTAGGAAGTTCTTCGTCTGAAATTCAATGTTAGGATTAGGGTAGTGTGAGGGTGTGTAACGCGTTTCATTTATGCCAGATGTAACAAGACAAGAAAGTTCTATTTTCATCTCTTCAATCCAGAGAATATTCTTCCAAAAGTTTTGGGAATCATTCAACTGTCATTCACTGTTCACCACCATtcaattttttccatttgcggaAATGGTTCTCATCGTGCTTTAGGAATGGCCAATTGCTTTAGTTCTTATCTGTTCTTGAATTTCTTTGGATTGTGGCATTTTCTTGCACCTTTTTACTTGAGGTGTCATGCAGGTTCTATTTGAATGATTTCTTAACTCTTTGGcccccaaaaacatttaataatgattagtaaaatcaagatgtatgctgccataaacgttaaatgacgtcaactactttttttttaatcaatgggcagtgcaatgtcttaagtgcaccgctgcctggtcaataggttgtggaatcaaaaacactcactaactatggccagcagatggcagcattctcttttcaatgggctgccggtgtatgaaattacaatgaaacatgacgtaatctgattaaatagaacgttttcaaggatgacgtaaaAGATGGAAgactttgtcatattaaagtttttttgtggcagtaaaagagttcattGAACATGCCTGGAGTTGATCAGGCTTGATATGATAATGAACTCAGCTTTCCAAAAAATGTGATTCTTCAGTTAATTCATGATTTCACAGTGGGGAAAGTACTTTGTACAGCACTTGTAATATGTTTATTTAGAGATGTTTATGATGTTTAAGGAGTTCTTTTTCAGTTCCAGAGGAAAAAGTTATTGAAGAATTTAAGTGAGAAAATAATGACCTCTTTGAAGAACCAGGCAACCAGGGAGCCTAGGATGAGAGAGTCGTTTGCTTCCCGGTCTTGGTATGGCAGGCCAATGTTGCAGGTCTCCCACAGGTCTCCCTTCCAGCGGTCCAGATTCCAAGCGGCGGAACCAATGTCAAAAAGAATCACGTAGGGACTGCCCTCAATTAGCCAGCGACCAAAATAAGCCTGTCACGAATGACAACCAAAAATCATTTGAAGTATTAAATGATCATTTCAGAGCTTCAACATGAAAGTATTGGTGCATTAACCTTAACAAAAACGGATGTTGGTTATTGCCAATGTTCTTATTTTAGGGCAGTTGTGGCATAAACTTTACATTGAATGGTGATCTCATACATTTGTTAAGCACCATATGTGAAAGTTGTTTCTTAAATTAACATTACGTAACCAATTTCTATTTTCATCTTGTAGATTCATTCCCAAccaataaatcttgtttgatgACTTAAATCAGAAAAATACTACTAAAGATATTCGAATAAATCTCATTATTAGTCACAGCTGGTCATACCAGACTAGCATATACCTACAATAAGGGTGGTCCATGGTGTAcaattgccatctagtggttaaATATACCAATGGCTGATGGAAGAAATATTATGCAAAAGCACTTTTATGTCTGTCCACATAATGTCTCTCACCTGACAGCCATTTTGGATCAGAGCATCCATGGCCTTCCTGATTGGAGGAAAAGGTGGCTCACAGGCTTCCACCTGTGTCTTAAAGTTATGTTCAAAGTACGGCCCCAACATGAAGTAGTTCTCCCCCCATTCGTCCACAGTGATCTTGGCCTTTGTCTGGATCACAGTGTAGATTCCTCCGACTGTACCAAGCAAACCAAAACCGATTATTACATCCACCCGTAATATACAATATTTGAATAAATATACTCTATGTTTTATGCACTGCTAATGTTTAACCGGCATGTATCTCTAGtggttttggtggttgtgtaACCGTTCAAACAtgtgcaagtgtttttgtttttgttttttctcctccaGTGTCTGACTTGGCAAAGAGAACACTGATCTGAACGCCCATTTAATGCTCACTGAGTCCACAATGACGTCATGACAGAGAACAGCATGAAACACCTGAATGGCCTCTGAACTAGACAACGTGACCAgttagggtttaaaaaaaaaaaaaaaaagagagagagagagagagaataaaaACTCATGCATACCAACTAAAATTACAAACAAACTAAGACTGAAAATTAATAGTAATAAATTATAGTAGTAATACAACTTTTTTAAAGGGCTGTTTCTGACCAAATCTATCCTTAATTTGTTCATGACACTATTATAACACGATTATAAAAGGATTTTAAATTGGATTTAGTTTTCCTCTGAAAATTAGCAGGTGATATGCTCATCATTACATGTTATTGGAAATGCATTATAGCGAAAACAGTGAAGTCCAGCTATAGGATTGGTGGGTAGCATTTGTCTAGCTTAATGTGTAACTTTTCAAAGGCTTTTTGGACTCTCCACTTTCTTTGGCTTTCAATATTTACTCTGTGTGGAGCACAttcacaaaacatttgagacaTCCAGAAAACATTTGAATTAAATTTCGCATTTATTTTTCAGTATAACTCGCCTGAGGAAACGCAAAGCtctaaatataataatgacatcaTCATAGGCAAATGTCATCCCCTTATTAAAATGTATGGAATATTTTTGgaagacaaacaaaaattcaTCATCCAACCTTTATTGGTGACTTCCCAGGCTACCTCGAAGAGCAGCAGGTCCTCCACAGGTAACTCATCCTCCTCCCAAGCTGGCAGGACGCCACTTAAAGATGTCATCGACAAAGACCGTGACAGTGGCATCTTCAAttcgaaaacaaacaaacaaagcacgAACCGTTTTGGATCAAATTACAGCAAATTGCggagagattttttatttttatttttttaatagatctGGAACTGCTGGTCCAGGACTCAGTGTTAGACCATCAGGAGATAGCAAGACAAGATAGATATGGTCTGATGGGGGTAAAGAACTCCCAGCCCGCCTCCGGCTGCAAACCTTTAGCCCACATGTACGCACACAAACAGACAACATTCGGTTTAGTGACGTCATATGTGAAGCTGATTGTGAAATATTACACAGCAGATGACTGACGAGCCTCTATCTTTATGGTACCTTGTGAAATTATTAGCCTCTCTTGAACTTTTTGAACTCACATTTCAGGTTTCAAACATAAAGATATACAATTTGATTTTGTTGTGAAGAATAAACACCAAGTGGGACGTAATCGTGAAGTGGAACAAAATAGATATACATAAAAAACTGAAAAGTAGGATTGCCGAAATAACCCACCGCGTTAATATTCTTGAGACCATCACAGAGCAGAACATTACACACAGGTGGAAAATATCGTCATCAGTCTTTAAATCTACATTCAGAACTCTTCAGGGAACTTCTGGAGTCAGttggctgcactgagagaaaagggggttattcattttgaattatttatttgaataaaaagttTGATTGCGTCTCACTTGGTGCTGATTCTTCacgtgaggagtaagcggttgagaaactgaatggatggatgtttgaagtctgaaatgtgtcaaaagtagggatgtaacgatatcaaacATCGTGATACCATATCAGGATATGAAGctcgcgatacgataattatcacgatattgtggggagattgtcaatatttaaaaaaaaaaaaaggtcatgatattctaaaaacacacaatattctgctttttttgtacataacagcaatgcatacaaACCACCTATgatctctaataataataatgaggcgctttcttgctaatgcatgcattgagttcctccacatattgactctgttcacaggcatattatgtttccctttatctgacaattagcatagattttaaaaatggaagggccaaaacatccctaatgaaaattaaattgcactgcaaaaactagccacctgcgtgtactagaactgcacaaatggaaatcgacattacttttttaacagatgtgttgcttttaaataccgTGAACATggtgacgacgatattgtggcagttttaatgtcacgatatcacaatattgtcgttatcattacatccctggtcaaaagatcaaaaagTTCAAGTAGGGGTATTGCCATATTTCGTAAGGCACTgcaaaaacatgtcaaataAAGCCAGACGTTTCGTCAAAGTGGAAGTATTttggaaaatgtattttcacacCAACAGTTGGGTctccatagaaaaaaaaaaatttgttgtcGCACTATCCTGCGATTAAACCTAACCCTGATCAAAATAATACTTCTTGCCTGTTACGTgtttcaataaatgtaaatgttgaaTTTCTTCGTATTTTACTGTCACGGTTTCAAATCAGGTTTCTTGGCATACGTCAATGTTGAAACCAAACCTGGCGATTACCGGTACATGATAGCGCCTTTGCGTGACCGTTCCCGTCACTTGTTGAAAATCATGAACGCAACTCCAAACTGAGCTCTCAACATTTCCAAGAAATATGAATGATGCATTTCTGCTCGGCAATTTACGACCTGTGAAACGTGGATGAATGCGATTGGCTGTGAGCGAGGAGGGCACCAGGTCACCCATTCGAGTGGGATATAAAACAAGCAGGAATGGATGGCGGTGATCATACTTTGAAGCTTTTTGGACACAAGGGAGGAAGTCCGGGTCTTCTTCTCGCAAGATGAAGTTTGCAATCGTGGTTATGATGTGTGGGCTGATTGTTGGTGAAGACGCAGGGTGTCGAGGAGCCTCTCTGTCGGGATTTCTACCTGAGAAGGAATCGCAGCCAATGGGTAAGTTGTGGAAACAACCTCAATTTTATAAGTGTAGAATTTGGTGGTTAactcatttttattaatttggcAGCCAAATATTCCTGAATTGTCATAGTGTGttagttacattttaaaaatccacacatatGAATTGAGGGGTGTGCAATCCGATGACCGTGTCATCATTCATTAGAACTCTTTTACATTTCTGAGCCCGATCCTCCTGCTATTCCATTTAGGTCCAGTCCATTCCAGAAGAAACAGCGTGGGAGACTTTTTGGAGGATCCCAACCTCTGTTTCTCCCTGAGAGAAAACGACACCCAGCAACAGCATGAGCAGCAGCTCTTGTGCAGCGACCGCAGGAACAAATTCAACGTCAACCCGTTCGGCCTTCGCTTCGGCAAGCGCTACAATCAGGATTCAATCTACAGGAGAGCCGTTAAAAGAGCCAGAACGATCAGATTTTCACCACCAAAGCTCTTTCCGAGACAGCTGGAAGTGCTAACCTGAAGGAGATTTGGACATGTGTGTCCCATGTAGgactacaaataatgtatcatGGGAAAAGGGAAATTACATTACTTAATCTCAGTATTTATTAACCACTCAAGAGCAATGTAAAATCATTAAAAAGCTTTCCTGTACTTTCTGTAGTGACTACATATAACAGAAGGTGGCAGTAAAATGCCCTTCACAGTTAtctccttttttgttgttgttgttgttgtttattttttaactgcAGTCTTATTGTCCAGAAAGGATTGGACACACCAAACAGAAAAGACAGTGAAGGTTATTTTATCTTCTCTGTTTTGTGTGAAGTCAAAACTTTGATTTTTGGTTTGTTATGTtgtgtattgtatttattagatgctagtttttattattattttttttattttgctgttcATCATTTACAATGCACATTATAAATAGGTTCAATTGAATCATTGAAGGTCATATTTCAAATGTTAGCTAAAGGGGCAGTTTAATAAATTGTTTCACCtttgttcatttattcataGTGATTTATTTCTAACTTGTACAACAAACACCACAACTCtaagtaaaatgtatttaataataACTGAACTGACTAAaacatcatatatatatatatatatatatatatatatatatatatatatatatatatatatatatatatacacacacacacactatatataataaaaggtagaactttgcttttaaaattgTGTATTGTGttcattaaatgcaaatgttacAGTTGATAAAATTGtcacaaaaataatggaaaaatacacaaaacactCATTGTCCATTGGTGAAAGGAATTTATTCAGTGATTAGATCAAAGAATAAGATACTAACAAttgattgtttaaaagacaatgtgCTTCGGGTTCAATGACACTctttcgttgttgttttttttgtaccaacTTAAATGTTCTCTTCTGCTGAATAGGATACAGTACAAAGACGAGGAAAACTGCACATGTGGAGTTTCAGGTTCTGATCGACACATCAGGTAGTGTTTCTTTGATAGTGGGAAAGTGACCCAGTTAGGTTGTGCTTAAAGTACACGGACACGTGCTACGTCAATCTACAACTCCTAATAAAACGCTTCAATTTGCAAGTAgctatttttttaaggaaagcACCAGCCAGCCAATACTTCATCTTACATGACACCACCCAAAAAGACTGACGTTGTGCTTTCAAAGAATGGTAAGGTGTGATGGAGATTGGAGAGGAAGGTAACTGTGCATGATGACTGGCTTCTCTGGATCACGCTGGTCTATTTGGCGCTCAAACATCCTTGAGGTCCCTCTGGATGCCCCAGAGAGTGTCAGCGCTCTTTTTCAGCTGAGCCACTTCGCCGTCCGTCAGGGTCATGTTGACCACGCTGCCTACGCCGCTGCTATTCAGAACACAGGGCAGAGACAGGAAGACCTCTTCTCCGATGCCATACATGCCCTAAGTAGACAAATGGTGAGTTATTGTTTGGACcaggttataatagttttgaatttttcattacagtttgtttttatttcatgttgacTGGATTTAGTTATcatttttagtattagttttagttatattctttgtttttgttaatgatTAGAACATtgatttgttagttttttaaacaccagcacatttgaaatgaaataatAGTGGTGTCTTGTAGCATTAATTACAAGGTTTCTCAAAAATCGGAAATATGTCATTTAGCACTCCAgtacttaaagtggaagtcaacccccccaaaagtcttgaaaatatgttttatgcagccccgctagtctaaatacagtattctgcttaatattgcgttagtggaatacgagttCAGCACCagaatccagccgtttttatcaatatcataaggcggccattttgccacttgctgtcgagtgaaaatgaaatCACTGTTACTCGGTTCTcagaacaaccaatcacagcttagcttcagagaacaggtgagctgtgattggtcattgccagagccctgagcaactgtgatgccatttccagtcaagtagcaaaatggccgccccctaagatggggaaaaaaattattttgctgcataactcatattgtaaaaatgtaatattaatcagaatgtcatgattagactagtgaggtcacatataacactattgccaagaaatgtttaaagttgacttcctctttaacacACATTTTCAATTGATCAGAAGTGGGTAATTGACATAAGAAATTGAACGTTGTGTGTATTTCATTCCCATGTCAAGACAAATAAAGTAGAAAAAGGTCGAGATTTTTTAAGAATGAATAAATTGATAATGTTTTCATCAAGTCCCACCACTAGCCAACAAAACATTTAGGGCTCTAGTTTCATGTTTGTCATAAATACTGCATAGTGCGTGACATATATCTATCTGCGCAGAGGTGAGTTAGACCCGATGTTAGTAATTGGCTCTTTTGAGCTGTCTACGAAAAGAGATCCCAAAAATTGCAAAGGACACtttatgagtgtgtgtgtgcgtgtatgcatTCGTGTGTCTGACCTTGACCATGGTGGAAACTGGGTGGACGCGGCTCATGTTCTTGACGATACTCTCTGTCAGGTCAGCCACGCTCAAGCCGATGGCCCAGTTGGTGTAACCCTTCAGCTTGATCACCTCATATGCACTGTGGCACACAATGCAGCACTTTGTTCATGTAATGTTGacattggaaaaaaattaattaaaattaattaaacaaacaaagcacTATCATGTGACTATTCATGAAAAATAAGCGAATTATCAGAAAACTATTACTGCTCCGTGTTTTCATGATTGCATTGAGTGAGTGATGCGCAGCTCTGGTTAGCCAGCATCATTACACCTACCGACGTTGCAACTGGCCAACCTAACAATCCCACGGGACAATTTGTAGTAAAAGCCTGTCGTCACCGCTTGGCCTCAAATATCAGAGCCGCTCAAGTTTTCCCCACAGAGGCAGCAGCATCAAATACAATCAATTTATGCATTGACCGTCCTGAAATACCAGATGATTCACTGGCAGCTTCATGCGCTCTAACCACAGTGAGGCAACGAGTGTCTTGTTGCCATGGTCAAAGTTACGATATTTACTCTATACAGTTTTCAGTCTCAAACTTAGTGGTAGAAAGCTGGGAGAACATTTTTGCCAGTATGGAGAGGGGCCGTATAAGTGCAGAGCTAATCCTTTG is a genomic window containing:
- the kiss2 gene encoding kisspeptin 2; the encoded protein is MKFAIVVMMCGLIVGEDAGCRGASLSGFLPEKESQPMGPVHSRRNSVGDFLEDPNLCFSLRENDTQQQHEQQLLCSDRRNKFNVNPFGLRFGKRYNQDSIYRRAVKRARTIRFSPPKLFPRQLEVLT